From Phycodurus eques isolate BA_2022a chromosome 20, UOR_Pequ_1.1, whole genome shotgun sequence, a single genomic window includes:
- the sem1 gene encoding 26S proteasome complex subunit SEM1, with protein sequence MSDKKQTVDLGLLEEDDEFEEFPAEDWTGLDEDEDAHVWEDNWDDDNVEDDFSNQLRAELEKHGYKMETS encoded by the exons ATGTCAGACAAAAAGCAAACCGTCGACCTCGGTCTActggaggaggatgatgagttTGAGGAATTCCCAGCTGAGG ATTGGACAGGGCTGGACGAGGATGAAGATGCTCATGTTTGGGAAGACAACTGGGACGACGACAACGTCGAGGATGATTTCTCCAACCAGTTAAG AGCGGAGCTGGAAAAGCATGGTTACAAGATGGAGACGTCGTAG